From one Gemmatimonadaceae bacterium genomic stretch:
- a CDS encoding ERAP1-like C-terminal domain-containing protein gives MTLRSQLPALLFAAGLVAFATPALAQPSPRSALTGPGVSASLAGVRRASLRHVAYDLALTVSAGDTASGRVTVRFERSGAGDVILDFRGLGIGEASVNGAPWPDAARSWNRQHLTVPAARLKPGANTLTLAFQTPVANAGAAIIRYRDVTDGQTYLYTLLVPSDANLLFPCFDQPDLKARVTFRLTAPKAWVALANGAEVGADTTGDQVTHRFAETRPLSTYLIAFAAGPWAVHTRAEAIREGAAPVPVQLFVRATRAKEAEGDTLVALNAKALRWLGRYFDTPYGFDKYASLLAPAFPFGGMEHPGAVFYNEDSFIYRERPTTSQLLGRQATIFHEVAHQWFGDLVTMRWFDDLWLKEGFATFMAARMQAEVDPQANAWKTFYLRNKPVAYGTDATLGTTPVWQALGNLDQAKSNYGPIVYNKAPSVLRQLEYLVGPAAFQRGVQTFLRTHAYGNATWQALLAAIGTASGRDLTAWGRQWMLRPGMPIVQQQLRVANGRITRLALVQRPAQPSLSGKGTWPLKMQVLLYRAGGPPVRLPVELRGDTTVVTAAAGQAAPDFVYANDGDYGYAIVLPDSASVQWLEQHIEQVPDDFLRAMLWGSLWDLVREAQLDPLRYARMAMRALPTERDEQLAGTLVGRLSTALTRYGAAAARDAMLPEVEQLLLTGAADSTRSYGTRKSHLDTYIGLARTPAALGRLRGWLAGDTIAGLPLRAPTRWSLVTRLVARGAPDADALIAAERARDNTSEGQRQAFVAAAAKPDSAVKAALFTRWFGDASLNEEWVTSSLRAFHEPEQQALTRRYLAPALDTLPWVQQNRRIFFLGSWLGGTLGGQSDPAALAIVDQWLAGHPELAPDLRQKVLQSRDELERTVTIRARFAAPSP, from the coding sequence ATGACTCTCCGTTCCCAGCTCCCTGCGCTCCTGTTCGCCGCCGGTCTGGTGGCGTTCGCGACCCCGGCCCTCGCCCAACCGTCACCCCGGTCGGCGTTGACCGGGCCCGGCGTCTCCGCCTCGCTCGCCGGGGTCCGTCGGGCCTCCCTGCGCCACGTCGCCTACGACCTCGCCCTGACCGTCTCGGCGGGCGATACGGCGAGCGGGCGGGTGACCGTGCGCTTCGAGCGCTCGGGGGCGGGCGACGTGATCCTGGACTTCCGGGGACTGGGGATCGGCGAGGCCTCCGTCAACGGCGCGCCCTGGCCGGACGCCGCGCGGTCGTGGAACCGCCAGCACCTCACCGTACCGGCCGCGCGCCTCAAGCCGGGCGCCAACACACTCACCCTGGCCTTCCAGACGCCGGTGGCGAACGCGGGGGCGGCGATCATCCGCTATCGCGACGTGACCGACGGGCAGACGTACCTGTACACGCTGCTCGTGCCGTCCGACGCCAACCTGCTCTTCCCCTGCTTCGACCAGCCCGATCTCAAGGCCCGCGTGACCTTCCGGCTCACCGCCCCCAAGGCCTGGGTGGCGCTGGCCAATGGCGCCGAGGTGGGCGCCGATACCACCGGCGATCAGGTCACGCATCGCTTTGCCGAAACGCGGCCCCTCAGCACGTATCTCATTGCCTTTGCCGCCGGGCCCTGGGCGGTGCATACGCGTGCCGAAGCGATCCGCGAGGGAGCGGCCCCCGTCCCCGTGCAGCTGTTCGTGCGGGCCACGCGCGCCAAGGAGGCCGAAGGCGATACGCTGGTCGCGCTCAATGCGAAGGCGCTGCGCTGGCTGGGCCGCTACTTCGACACGCCGTACGGCTTCGACAAGTATGCGTCGCTCCTCGCCCCGGCGTTCCCCTTTGGCGGGATGGAGCACCCGGGCGCGGTCTTCTACAACGAAGACAGTTTCATCTATCGCGAGCGCCCCACGACGTCGCAGCTGCTCGGCCGGCAGGCGACGATCTTCCACGAGGTCGCGCATCAGTGGTTCGGCGATCTCGTCACCATGCGCTGGTTCGACGACCTCTGGCTCAAGGAGGGATTCGCGACCTTCATGGCGGCGCGGATGCAGGCGGAGGTCGATCCACAGGCGAACGCGTGGAAGACGTTCTACCTGCGCAACAAGCCGGTGGCGTACGGGACCGATGCGACGCTGGGGACGACGCCGGTGTGGCAGGCGCTCGGGAATCTCGATCAGGCCAAGAGCAACTACGGCCCGATCGTGTACAACAAGGCGCCGAGTGTGCTGCGGCAGCTCGAGTATCTGGTCGGGCCGGCGGCGTTCCAGCGCGGGGTGCAGACGTTCCTGCGGACCCATGCTTACGGCAATGCGACGTGGCAGGCGCTGTTGGCGGCAATCGGTACGGCGTCCGGGCGCGACCTGACGGCGTGGGGCCGACAGTGGATGCTGCGCCCCGGCATGCCCATCGTGCAGCAGCAGCTACGGGTCGCGAACGGCAGGATCACGCGCCTCGCGCTCGTGCAGCGGCCGGCGCAACCCAGTCTCTCCGGGAAGGGCACGTGGCCGCTCAAGATGCAGGTGCTGCTTTATCGTGCCGGCGGCCCCCCCGTGCGGCTGCCGGTGGAGCTCCGGGGGGATACGACGGTCGTCACCGCGGCGGCTGGCCAGGCCGCGCCGGATTTCGTGTATGCCAACGATGGCGACTACGGCTATGCGATCGTGCTCCCCGACAGTGCCAGTGTGCAGTGGCTCGAGCAGCACATCGAGCAGGTGCCGGATGATTTCCTGCGGGCGATGCTCTGGGGCTCGTTGTGGGATCTGGTGCGCGAGGCGCAGCTCGATCCGCTGCGCTATGCGCGGATGGCGATGCGGGCGTTGCCGACGGAACGCGATGAGCAGCTGGCGGGGACGCTCGTGGGCCGCCTGTCCACGGCGCTGACGCGCTACGGGGCCGCGGCGGCGCGCGACGCGATGCTGCCGGAGGTGGAGCAGCTGCTGCTCACCGGCGCCGCCGACTCGACGCGCAGCTACGGGACGCGCAAGTCGCATCTCGATACGTACATCGGACTGGCGCGCACTCCGGCGGCGCTGGGGCGCCTGCGCGGCTGGCTGGCGGGGGATACGATCGCCGGCCTGCCGCTGCGCGCGCCGACGCGGTGGAGCCTGGTGACGCGGCTGGTGGCCCGTGGCGCGCCGGATGCCGATGCGCTCATTGCCGCCGAGCGGGCGCGCGACAACACCAGCGAAGGGCAGCGGCAGGCCTTCGTGGCGGCGGCGGCCAAGCCAGACAGTGCCGTGAAGGCGGCGCTCTTCACGCGGTGGTTTGGCGACGCCTCGCTCAATGAGGAGTGGGTGACGTCGAGCCTGCGGGCCTTCCATGAGCCGGAGCAGCAGGCGCTCACGCGGCGCTATCTCGCCCCGGCGCTCGATACGCTGCCGTGGGTGCAACAGAACCGGCGGATCTTCTTTCTGGGATCGTGGCTGGGGGGGACGCTGGGCGGGCAGAGCGATCCGGCGGCGCTGGCGATCGTGGACCAGTGGTTGGCCGGGCATCCCGAGCTGGCGCCCGACCTGCGGCAGAAGGTGCTGCAGTCGCGAGACGAGCTCGAGCGTACGGTCACGATCCGGGCGCGGTTCGCGGCGCCGTCCCCGTAG
- a CDS encoding sigma-70 family RNA polymerase sigma factor, which yields MTATPAVLARRQQRFEELVTPHLGQLLGFAARRMASSSDAEDAVQDTCVRAWSAFDELRDPTRVRAWLYTILRTVLSDMADRAGRRARLVPMSRLEDVHEALVAGEGDQVFLDVVGRLDAELLRAALASIPEDFATAVELHDISGFKYIEIAELLGIPIGTVMSRISRGRRLLAGVIQERQHEWALGADLSAEPVATRPSRRRS from the coding sequence ATGACCGCCACTCCCGCTGTCCTCGCCCGTCGCCAGCAGCGATTCGAGGAACTCGTCACCCCGCATCTCGGCCAACTGCTCGGCTTTGCCGCGCGGCGCATGGCCTCGAGCAGCGACGCCGAAGACGCCGTGCAGGACACCTGCGTGCGGGCGTGGAGCGCCTTCGATGAACTGCGCGACCCGACGCGGGTGCGCGCGTGGCTGTACACGATTCTGCGGACGGTGCTGAGCGATATGGCCGATCGCGCCGGTCGGCGGGCGCGGCTGGTGCCCATGTCCCGCCTCGAGGATGTGCATGAGGCCCTGGTGGCGGGCGAGGGCGATCAGGTCTTCCTCGATGTCGTCGGCCGCCTGGACGCGGAGCTGCTCCGCGCGGCGCTGGCGAGCATCCCGGAGGACTTCGCCACCGCGGTGGAGCTGCACGACATCTCCGGCTTCAAGTACATCGAGATTGCCGAACTCCTTGGCATTCCCATCGGAACCGTCATGAGCCGCATTTCGCGTGGACGCCGCTTGCTCGCCGGCGTCATTCAGGAACGGCAGCACGAGTGGGCCCTCGGCGCGGACCTCAGCGCCGAGCCCGTCGCCACGCGCCCCTCGCGGAGGCGCTCATGA